Genomic DNA from Spirochaetaceae bacterium:
GCGGGCAGCCACCGGCGCCAGGCCGAGTTCCGGCCGGCGCACGCCCTTGGGGCGGCCGAGGTGGCTCATCAGCACCACGCTCGCGTCCGGCGCGGCGAGAATGGCCCGAATGGTGGGCAGCGCGGCGCGGATACGCGTATCGTCGGCTACCGCGCCGCCGGCAAGCGGCACGTTGAAGTCGACGCGAGTCAGCACCCGGCGCCCGGCGAAGTCGAGCCCCCCCATGCTGCGAATGCCGTACAACCCGTCCTCCCTAATCCGTTTCGTGTTCGCCGCCGCCGGCAGGAGACTCGCGGCGGCTCACGATCTTGACGCTCGAGATGCGGTTTCCCTCCATCTGCTGAATGACGAAATCCGCCCTGCCGTAGCGCTCTTTTTCGTACTTCACCGGGATCTTTCCGAACAGGTCGAACACGAACCCGCCGAGGGTCTCGAAGCTGTTCGCCGGCAGGTCGAACCCGGCATACTCGTTCAATTCGTCGAGGCGAACGCGGGCATCGCACAGGAAGACGCCCTCGCCGATCTTGAGGATCTCTTCCGCCTCGTCGTCGAACTCATCCTGAATGTCGCCGACGATCTCCTCGATCACGTCTTCGAGACACACGATTCCCGACGTGCCGCCGTACTCGTCCACCACCACCGCAATGTGGACGCGGCGCAACTGGAACTCGCGCAGGAGCTGGTCGACCTTCTTGGTCTCGGGGACGAAGTAGGGCCGGCGCATGATGCGGTCGAGCACGGCTTCGCCGGCCGGCTCGCCGGCTGCCGAGACCTGGGCGCGCAGCAGATCCTTGGCGTACACCACGCCGACTATGTTGTCCATATTCTGGTGATAGACCGGCAGCCGCGAGTGGCCGCTGTGCGCTACCCGTTCCAGAAGCGTGTCGGCGGGCACGTCGAGCGGCACGGAAATCACGTCGGGGCGCGGCACCATGATCTCCTTCACCGCACTGTGCGAAAGCTCGACGACGCCCTGGATCATCTCCTTGGCGGCACCGTCGAGGTTGGCTAGGTCATCGTCGTCCTGATCTGCTCTGCCGAGCAGCTTCTCCAGGAAACCCATCGCGATCTCCTTAATCCTGTCGTGTGGTCGGCGCCACGTCTCCGAGCAGGCGGTGCAACGTCCGCTCCTGCAATTTCAGCATCGGCTCGCATGCGCGCGGCGGGTCGGCGTGGTCCATGCCCACGAGGTGCAACATGCCATGCAACAGCAAGCGGCACAATTCCCGCTCCGCCGGCTCGCCGCGGGCGGCTGCCTGGCCGGCGGCCACGTCGGTGGCGATCACCACGTCTCCCGCCGCCGGCACGGCAGCCTGACCCGCGCACCCCGGCCAGCACGCCGCGGCGCTGCGCGAGTCTGCACGGTCACCGCGCGGAGCGGCTTTTTCGGACCGGCCGCTGCGCGGCTGCGCATCGGGGAGCGGCGCCGACCCCTCCATCTGCGCGAAGGACAGCACGTCGGTCGGCGCGGCGACGCCGCGGTAGCGCGTGTTGAGCGTCTGTATCAAGCGCGCGTCACACAGCAGCACCGACACTTCCACGCGGTGGTTCAGGTGCTGCAGCGCGCGGCGACCGAACCGTTCGAGCAGGTCGGCGAGCGCGGCTCCCGCACCGCCGCCATCGGTCGCGCCGGGTTCGGCCCAGCGCACTTCCACCATCGCGTCGGCGACCGTCATGAAGCCGCTTGGGACCGGCGTCCGGCATGCTCGCGAGGCTGGTCCGCATCCTCGTACGCCTGCACGATCTTGCGCACCAGCTCGCTGCGCACCACGTCCTCCTGGCCCAGCCGGACGAAGCGGATGTCGCGCACCGGAGACAACACCGACATGATGTGCACCAGACCCGAGTCGTGCCGGCGCGGCAGGTCGATCTGGGTGATGTCGCCGGTGATCACCGCCCGCGTACCCTCGCCGAGCCGGGTCAGAAACATCTTCATCTGCTCGCGGGTCGTGTTCTGCGCCTCGTCGAGAATGACGTAGCTGTCGGTGAGCGTGCGCCCGCGCATGTAGGCAAGCGGCGCGATTTCGATCGCCCTCGTCTCTTCGAGGCGGCGCAGCGTGTCGCCGGGAACCAGGGCGTCCATGGCATCGTACAGTGGGCGCAGATAGGGGTCGATTTTCTGGGCCAGATCACCCGGCAGGAAGCCGAGGCTCTCGCCCGCCTCCACCACCGGGCGGGTCAGGACCAGCCGCCGCTTCTCGCGCCCGATCACCGCCCGCAACGCGGCCGCGACCGCGAGAAAGGTCTTGCCGGTACCGGCCGGCCCCACCGCGACCACCATCTCATAGCGATCGATGGCCGCCAGGTAGCGTGCCTGAGTGGCGCTGCGCGCGTATATGCGGCTCCCTCCACCGGGAATCCGCAACGCTGCCTCCGCTGCCGCGGCGGGCGGCGCGGTGCTCACCGCGTCGTGGGCGGCAGCAACGGCGAAGCGGTCGATCGCGCGTCCGCCCGCTGCCTGCTCGCGCAACCACTCCAGCATGGCGGCGAACCGGCGCTGTTGCAGCGGGTCAGTGCAGTCAAGCAGCAACTCGTTGCCGCGACTGAGCACGGGAAAACCGAGCAGACGCTCGAAAACGCGCAGATTGCGGTCGTTGGGACCGCACAACTCACGCAGGAAGTTGAGGTTGTCGAGGGCGACGGCAGCCGGAGGCGGCATTACTGAGCCAGATTACTCAACCAGACCGCCCGCCGGGACGCAACCCGCGTATGCTCACCGGGGCAGGCGCGGAGCCTGAACGCCCGTGGGGCTGCACGCCCGGGGCCTGCAGGGCCTTGGTCTTCCGTCACGATCCGGTCACGGGCCGGAGATTGCATGGTGCACTTGAACGCCGATACCAGTCCGGCGAGCGTGCGGCATCTGTCCGCGCCTGTCAAGACTCGTCCGCGGATTCGCCGAGAAAAATGTTGTCGTCGTCACCGCCCACGCGACCGCGGATCTCGGGCACCGGAATCCAGCGCACGAAGATGGAAAATTCGGAAGCGAATTCCCGCAAGCCTCCCTCCCTCGCCACCGGACGGGCGGAGTATTCGAGGCTCAGGTCCCAGTCCTCCAGGTGATGGACGGCGCTCAGGCTGATGCGGTCGACCTTGAAGTTGGACTGGCGGCGCTTGTTCTCGTCCCAGAACGACAGCGACCACCACAGATCCTCGACCGGATCGCGCGTGGTGCAGGCATCGTTCGCCCACGCCGCCACGTAACAATAGGTACGGTCGTTGCTGGACGAGGTCCGGAACGAGAGGTCGAGGAACTCGTGCACCGCCACGGTGAGCGCGGTGGTGAACGTGAAACGGCTGCGCCGCGGCTCCACGAAGTCGACGGTCCAGCTCGTGGATGGAGCAAAACCGACCCGGATGCGGTTGCGCCACTCGTAGTGCGGACCGAACGACTCCGAGTAACCGAGGCGCAACTGCCGCGCCTGCAGCGGTTCGCCCGGCTCCGGACGCACGGCGATGAGCGATGCGCTCAGCCCGGCGAGACCGACCGTCGTCTCCGACCGCTCGAACTGCGACCGGACCAGGTCTATGGCTACCCGTTCGCTGATCGACAGCGGCGGGAACGGAGATACGCGCACGCTCACAGAAAGGGGATCCGGGACCAGCTTGGGACACTCGCCGAGCGTCCGGTCGGCGTCCCGGCAGCGCGCCCTCAGCACCGCGCCGGCGGTGGCCGGACCCGCTTGCAGATCGAGTTGCGCGCTGAGCAGGAGCGGGCGCGGCGGCAGGTCGCCGGCGAGCGTAAGCCGTTGCGGATGATCACCGACCTTCCAGACGGCAGCCGTCTGCAGCCGGTGGCGGGCGACACCATCGGCGTCCCAGCCGCCGGCCCGGGTACGGTACGCCCTGCTCTGCTTGTGATAGGCCACATTCAGCAGCCGCAGGTCGATGTCGTAGGTAATGCTGGAGTCCTGCCAGGCGGCGACGTGGCGCAGCGGGCGCCAGGTGAACCCGTTGGTGAGGTCCAGGTTGGCACGCGACCGCTGGCGACTCTGCTCCACCAGGTCCTGCCAGGCGTCGTCGGCGAGGGCGCTGCGCCGGTGCGGCAGCAGCACGGTCAGGCTGTGCCGCAAGCCGTGGTCGAAGCTGAACAGCCCGCCGTACAGATCGAGGCTCTCTTCCAGGCGGGCGGTGTGGTCACCGCGCACGACGATCGACTCCAGCGCGAAGTCGACATCGTCCGCGGCCAGCCAGGCATCGCTGCCGTAGGTCGCCTCCACGGTGACGCCGGGACTCAGCTGATAGCCGATGCGTGCCGTCGCGGGCGACGCCACGGCCGCGACCGGAGCCGCCGCCGGAGCGCGATACTCGTCGTGGCGCGTCGGCGGCACCCGGCCCGCCGTGGCGGCGGCGCGCTGCGGCGCATCGTCCGCGTCCGGCTCGCCCCCGTCCGCCCGCAC
This window encodes:
- a CDS encoding hemolysin family protein, with the protein product MGFLEKLLGRADQDDDDLANLDGAAKEMIQGVVELSHSAVKEIMVPRPDVISVPLDVPADTLLERVAHSGHSRLPVYHQNMDNIVGVVYAKDLLRAQVSAAGEPAGEAVLDRIMRRPYFVPETKKVDQLLREFQLRRVHIAVVVDEYGGTSGIVCLEDVIEEIVGDIQDEFDDEAEEILKIGEGVFLCDARVRLDELNEYAGFDLPANSFETLGGFVFDLFGKIPVKYEKERYGRADFVIQQMEGNRISSVKIVSRRESPAGGGEHETD
- the ybeY gene encoding rRNA maturation RNase YbeY — encoded protein: MTVADAMVEVRWAEPGATDGGGAGAALADLLERFGRRALQHLNHRVEVSVLLCDARLIQTLNTRYRGVAAPTDVLSFAQMEGSAPLPDAQPRSGRSEKAAPRGDRADSRSAAACWPGCAGQAAVPAAGDVVIATDVAAGQAAARGEPAERELCRLLLHGMLHLVGMDHADPPRACEPMLKLQERTLHRLLGDVAPTTRQD
- a CDS encoding PhoH family protein, encoding MPPPAAVALDNLNFLRELCGPNDRNLRVFERLLGFPVLSRGNELLLDCTDPLQQRRFAAMLEWLREQAAGGRAIDRFAVAAAHDAVSTAPPAAAAEAALRIPGGGSRIYARSATQARYLAAIDRYEMVVAVGPAGTGKTFLAVAAALRAVIGREKRRLVLTRPVVEAGESLGFLPGDLAQKIDPYLRPLYDAMDALVPGDTLRRLEETRAIEIAPLAYMRGRTLTDSYVILDEAQNTTREQMKMFLTRLGEGTRAVITGDITQIDLPRRHDSGLVHIMSVLSPVRDIRFVRLGQEDVVRSELVRKIVQAYEDADQPREHAGRRSQAAS